One genomic region from Yersinia canariae encodes:
- a CDS encoding protein-disulfide reductase DsbD produces MAQRFITLILLLCSVLLAPHSAQASLFGDNAAFGQKSSQSRFIPVDQAFAFDFRQQGDQLTLNWQIHPDYYLYRQQIKIVPKNAALGAFSLPEGIAHHDEFYGEVSIFKQQLTLKIPITQAGEQASVSVTYQGCAEAGFCYPPETRVIPLSAVTAASSVAADAKAAVSPVANNAAPEPAELPFSPLWALLIGIGIAFTPCVLPMYPLISAIILGREKPHSQRRILLLAVVYVQGMALTYTLLGLVVAAAGLQFQAALQHPYVLIGLSVLFVLLALSMFGLYSLQLPSSLQTRLVQWSSSQRGGSLAGVFAMGALAGLICSPCTTAPLSAILLYIAQSGNMLAGGGTLYLYALGMGIPLVIVTLFGNKLLPRSGPWMQYVKEAFGFVILALPVFLLERVLGDVWGLRLWGLLAIAFFGWAFVLSLKAHSGWARVCQLLLLAALLVAARPLQDWVFSSNTQQNEIKHLAFKHVADLPQLQAALAQAKGQPVMLDLYADWCVACKEFEKYTFSDEKVQRQLANTVLLQADVTANSAEHAALLKQLNVLGLPTILFFDAQGNEISGARVTGFMNASQFLQHLQSQVR; encoded by the coding sequence ATGGCTCAACGCTTCATTACTCTGATACTGCTGCTGTGCAGCGTTTTACTCGCGCCGCACAGTGCGCAAGCCTCGCTGTTTGGTGACAATGCCGCATTTGGCCAAAAAAGTAGCCAGAGCCGGTTTATTCCGGTCGATCAAGCGTTTGCTTTTGATTTTCGCCAACAAGGTGACCAGCTCACCCTGAACTGGCAGATTCATCCTGACTATTATCTGTACCGCCAGCAAATCAAAATTGTGCCTAAAAATGCGGCTCTCGGGGCATTTAGCCTCCCGGAGGGCATTGCCCACCATGATGAGTTCTACGGCGAAGTTTCGATTTTCAAGCAACAGTTAACACTGAAAATCCCTATTACACAGGCCGGTGAGCAGGCGAGTGTCAGTGTGACTTATCAAGGGTGCGCCGAGGCCGGTTTCTGTTATCCGCCGGAAACCCGTGTGATTCCGCTCTCCGCTGTGACCGCCGCGTCATCCGTTGCGGCTGATGCAAAGGCTGCTGTTTCTCCGGTGGCCAATAATGCGGCCCCAGAGCCGGCTGAGCTGCCCTTCTCCCCCCTGTGGGCGCTACTTATTGGGATTGGCATCGCCTTCACACCTTGTGTATTGCCGATGTACCCCCTGATTTCTGCCATTATCCTCGGGCGTGAGAAACCTCACAGTCAGCGGCGGATATTGCTATTGGCGGTCGTGTATGTGCAGGGGATGGCGCTGACTTATACCTTACTCGGCCTGGTGGTTGCGGCGGCGGGGTTACAATTTCAAGCCGCGTTACAGCATCCCTATGTATTGATTGGGTTATCGGTGCTGTTCGTGCTGCTGGCGCTATCTATGTTTGGCCTCTATTCGTTGCAATTACCGTCGTCACTGCAAACCCGGCTGGTGCAATGGAGCAGCAGTCAGCGCGGGGGTTCGCTGGCCGGTGTCTTTGCCATGGGCGCACTGGCTGGTCTCATTTGCTCGCCCTGTACGACTGCGCCGCTCAGCGCCATTTTGCTGTATATCGCCCAAAGCGGGAATATGTTGGCCGGTGGAGGAACGCTGTATTTATATGCCTTAGGGATGGGGATTCCTCTGGTCATTGTGACGTTGTTTGGCAATAAGCTGCTCCCGCGCAGTGGCCCGTGGATGCAATATGTCAAAGAGGCTTTCGGCTTCGTCATTCTGGCTCTGCCGGTGTTCTTGCTGGAAAGGGTTCTGGGAGATGTCTGGGGCTTACGTTTATGGGGCCTGTTGGCGATAGCCTTCTTCGGCTGGGCATTTGTATTAAGTCTGAAAGCCCACTCCGGTTGGGCGCGAGTTTGCCAGTTATTGCTGCTGGCCGCCTTGTTGGTTGCCGCCCGCCCACTGCAAGACTGGGTTTTCAGTAGCAACACACAACAGAATGAAATTAAGCACTTAGCCTTTAAACACGTTGCCGATTTACCCCAGTTACAGGCAGCATTAGCGCAAGCAAAAGGCCAGCCGGTGATGCTGGACTTATATGCCGACTGGTGTGTAGCCTGCAAAGAGTTTGAGAAATATACCTTTAGTGATGAAAAAGTTCAGCGCCAGTTAGCGAATACGGTGTTGCTCCAGGCTGACGTGACGGCGAACAGCGCAGAGCATGCGGCGCTGTTGAAACAGCTAAATGTACTGGGCTTGCCAACCATCCTGTTTTTCGATGCGCAGGGCAATGAGATTAGCGGGGCTAGAGTGACCGGTTTTATGAATGCCAGCCAATTTTTGCAACATCTGCAAAGTCAGGTGCGGTAA
- the cutA gene encoding divalent cation tolerance protein CutA, with translation MSDCDAIVVLCTAPDEASAQDLAAQVLGEKLAACATLLPGATSIYYWEGKLQQEYEVQLLFKSNTAHQQALLSYIKQHHPYQTPELLVLPVRDGDKDYLSWLNASLL, from the coding sequence ATGTCTGATTGTGATGCAATTGTGGTATTGTGCACCGCCCCTGATGAAGCCAGCGCACAGGATTTAGCCGCGCAGGTACTCGGGGAGAAATTGGCCGCCTGTGCGACTTTGTTGCCGGGCGCGACCTCGATTTACTACTGGGAAGGCAAGCTCCAGCAAGAGTATGAAGTCCAACTTTTGTTCAAGAGCAATACCGCTCATCAGCAAGCGCTTCTTAGCTATATCAAACAACATCACCCCTACCAGACACCGGAATTGCTGGTGCTGCCGGTACGGGACGGAGATAAAGATTACCTGTCATGGCTCAACGCTTCATTACTCTGA
- a CDS encoding anaerobic C4-dicarboxylate transporter gives MIAVELVIVLLAIFLGARLGGIGIGFAGGIGVLVLAIIGVKPGSIPFDVISIIMAVIAAISAMQVAGGMDYLVQQTEKLLRKNPKHITILAPLVTYFLTIFAGTGNISLSALPVIAEVAKEQGIKPCRPLSTAVVSAQIAITASPISAAVVYMSSVMEGHGVSYLHLLMIVIPSTLLAVFVMSLIVSWCFNSKLSDDPIYLKRLEEGLVTLRGDTVKVIKPRAKTSVLLFLAGVLCVVAYAIINSPSVGLVATPLMNTTNAILIIMLSVATITTMVCSVDTDSILNSSTFKAGMSACICILGVAWLGDTFVQHNLEWIKETAGSLIQAHSWLLAVIFFFCSALLYSQAATAKALMPMAMALNVSPLAAIASFAAVSGLFILPTYPTLVAAVQMDDTGTTRIGRFVFNHPFFIPGTIGVALAVCFGFVMGGLVL, from the coding sequence ATGATAGCCGTAGAATTAGTCATCGTTCTGCTGGCCATTTTTTTAGGGGCCAGGTTAGGCGGTATCGGTATCGGATTTGCGGGTGGTATTGGTGTTTTGGTATTGGCGATCATTGGCGTCAAACCAGGCAGCATTCCCTTTGACGTTATTTCAATCATCATGGCTGTTATCGCCGCAATCTCTGCAATGCAAGTGGCGGGCGGTATGGATTATCTGGTACAGCAAACTGAAAAATTGCTGCGTAAGAACCCAAAACACATCACCATCCTTGCTCCGCTGGTCACCTATTTTCTGACCATCTTTGCCGGGACAGGTAACATTTCGCTATCAGCCCTGCCGGTGATTGCTGAAGTGGCGAAAGAACAAGGCATCAAACCTTGCCGCCCGCTGTCAACCGCAGTCGTCTCCGCACAGATTGCTATCACCGCATCACCTATTTCTGCGGCAGTCGTTTATATGTCTTCAGTAATGGAAGGTCATGGCGTCAGCTACTTACATTTATTGATGATAGTCATCCCATCCACCCTGCTGGCGGTGTTTGTGATGTCACTGATTGTATCTTGGTGTTTTAACTCCAAATTGTCTGATGACCCAATCTATCTGAAACGTTTGGAAGAAGGTTTGGTAACGCTACGTGGCGACACAGTAAAAGTTATTAAACCACGCGCTAAAACCTCCGTATTGCTGTTCCTGGCGGGCGTATTGTGTGTTGTGGCGTATGCCATTATCAACAGCCCAAGTGTCGGTCTGGTGGCAACACCGCTGATGAACACCACTAACGCCATCCTGATAATCATGCTGAGTGTGGCAACCATCACCACCATGGTTTGTTCGGTTGATACCGATTCAATCCTGAACTCCAGCACATTCAAAGCAGGTATGAGTGCTTGTATTTGTATCCTGGGTGTCGCCTGGTTGGGTGATACTTTTGTACAACACAACCTGGAATGGATTAAAGAAACCGCGGGTAGCTTGATTCAAGCTCACTCATGGCTGCTGGCCGTTATCTTCTTCTTCTGTTCCGCACTGCTTTACTCTCAGGCCGCAACTGCCAAGGCATTGATGCCAATGGCAATGGCGCTGAACGTTTCACCACTGGCGGCAATTGCTTCTTTCGCTGCGGTTTCTGGTCTGTTCATTTTGCCTACCTACCCAACACTGGTAGCCGCAGTACAAATGGATGACACCGGCACCACTCGCATTGGTCGCTTTGTGTTCAACCATCCGTTCTTCATCCCAGGGACTATCGGGGTAGCACTGGCCGTTTGTTTCGGCTTCGTGATGGGCGGTCTGGTTCTGTAA
- the aspA gene encoding aspartate ammonia-lyase, producing the protein MSNNIRIEEDLLGTREVPAEAYYGVHTLRAIENFYISNSKISDVPEFVRGMVMVKKAAAMANKELHTIPRKIADIIIQACDEVLDKGKCMDQFPVDVFQGGAGTSLNMNTNEVLANIGLELMGHQKGEYQYLNPNDHLNKCQSTNDAYPTGFRIAVYASIMKLIDAINQLKEGFERKSKEFEKILKMGRTQLQDAVPMTLGQEFKAFAVLLKEETKNLQRTAELLLEVNLGATAIGTALNTPEGYSQLAIQKLSEISGLACVPAEDLIEATSDCGAYVMVHSALKRLAVKMSKICNDLRLLSSGPRTGLNEINLPELQAGSSIMPAKVNPVIPEVVNQVCFKVIGNDTCITMAAEAGQLQLNVMEPVIGQAMFESIHILTNACYNLLEKCINGITANKEVCERYVFNSIGIVTYLNPFIGHHNGDIVGKICAETGKNVREVVLERGLLTEAELDDIFSVENLMHPAYKAKRYTDENEQ; encoded by the coding sequence ATGTCAAATAACATTCGTATTGAAGAAGACCTGTTAGGTACACGAGAAGTCCCCGCAGAGGCTTACTACGGTGTTCATACCCTGCGTGCGATTGAAAACTTCTATATCAGTAACAGCAAGATCAGTGATGTTCCCGAATTTGTACGCGGCATGGTTATGGTAAAAAAAGCGGCGGCAATGGCGAACAAAGAGTTACACACCATTCCACGCAAAATTGCAGATATCATTATTCAGGCATGTGACGAAGTTCTGGATAAAGGCAAATGTATGGATCAGTTCCCGGTTGACGTGTTCCAAGGCGGCGCCGGCACTTCTTTAAACATGAATACCAACGAAGTTCTGGCCAATATCGGTCTGGAACTGATGGGGCACCAGAAAGGGGAATATCAATATCTCAACCCTAATGACCATCTAAACAAGTGCCAATCCACCAACGATGCCTATCCAACTGGCTTCCGTATTGCGGTTTATGCTTCCATCATGAAGCTTATCGACGCCATCAATCAGTTAAAAGAAGGTTTCGAAAGAAAATCTAAAGAATTCGAAAAAATCCTGAAGATGGGCCGAACCCAATTGCAGGACGCAGTTCCTATGACGCTGGGGCAGGAATTCAAAGCCTTCGCGGTGCTATTAAAAGAAGAAACCAAAAACCTGCAACGTACCGCAGAGTTGCTACTGGAAGTTAACCTGGGTGCAACCGCGATTGGTACTGCGCTGAATACACCAGAAGGTTACTCACAGTTAGCTATACAAAAACTGTCTGAAATCAGTGGGCTGGCATGTGTACCAGCAGAAGACTTGATTGAAGCAACATCTGACTGTGGTGCTTACGTGATGGTGCACAGTGCGCTGAAACGTCTGGCAGTTAAGATGTCAAAAATCTGTAATGACTTACGTTTGCTCTCCTCTGGCCCACGTACTGGTCTGAATGAAATCAACCTGCCAGAATTGCAGGCCGGTTCCTCTATCATGCCAGCCAAAGTCAACCCGGTTATTCCTGAAGTTGTTAACCAGGTTTGTTTTAAGGTGATCGGCAACGACACTTGCATTACTATGGCGGCCGAAGCAGGCCAGCTCCAGTTGAACGTCATGGAGCCAGTGATTGGCCAGGCTATGTTTGAGTCCATTCATATCCTGACAAATGCTTGCTATAACTTGTTGGAAAAATGCATCAATGGCATTACGGCCAACAAAGAGGTCTGCGAGCGTTACGTCTTTAACTCTATCGGTATCGTCACTTATCTGAACCCATTCATTGGCCACCATAATGGTGACATTGTGGGCAAGATTTGTGCGGAAACCGGTAAAAATGTGCGGGAAGTGGTTCTGGAACGCGGCTTGCTAACTGAAGCCGAGTTAGACGATATTTTCTCTGTCGAGAACCTGATGCATCCTGCCTATAAGGCGAAACGTTATACCGATGAAAATGAACAATAA
- a CDS encoding FxsA family protein: MRWLPLALIFLLAYIEISIFIKVAAVLGVLVTLLLVILSSCVGISLVRNQGIKTFMQMQQKLAAGESPAAEMVKSVSLVLAGFLLLIPGFFTDFLGLLLLLPPIQKSLTLKLMPHLNIYRGGSFGTGSGPMGGGNTFDGEFQRKADDHFIVEHRPDEDDKSTDNRFKDDK; the protein is encoded by the coding sequence GTGCGTTGGTTACCGTTAGCGCTGATATTTTTATTGGCATATATAGAAATATCGATATTTATCAAGGTTGCAGCCGTGTTGGGTGTGTTGGTTACCCTGCTGCTGGTTATCCTTAGCTCCTGTGTGGGGATCTCTCTGGTGCGCAATCAGGGAATCAAAACCTTTATGCAGATGCAGCAAAAACTGGCCGCGGGTGAAAGCCCTGCGGCAGAAATGGTTAAAAGTGTCTCGCTGGTATTGGCGGGCTTCTTGCTGCTGATCCCAGGCTTTTTTACCGATTTCCTCGGTTTGCTGCTGTTATTGCCACCGATTCAAAAATCGTTGACCTTAAAGCTGATGCCACATCTGAACATTTACCGTGGCGGTAGTTTTGGCACTGGCAGTGGCCCAATGGGAGGCGGAAATACCTTCGATGGGGAATTTCAGCGCAAGGCCGATGACCACTTTATCGTCGAACATCGTCCGGATGAGGATGATAAATCGACAGATAATCGCTTCAAAGATGATAAGTAA
- a CDS encoding co-chaperone GroES produces MKIRPLHDRVIVKRKEVESKSAGGIVLTGTAAGKSTRGEVLAVGNGRILDNGEIKPLDVKVGDIVIFNDGYGVKAEKIDHEEVLIMSESDILAIVEA; encoded by the coding sequence ATGAAAATTCGTCCATTGCATGACCGCGTTATCGTCAAGCGCAAAGAAGTTGAATCCAAATCTGCTGGCGGCATCGTTCTGACTGGCACAGCTGCGGGTAAATCTACCCGTGGTGAAGTTCTGGCTGTCGGCAATGGTCGCATCCTGGATAACGGTGAGATCAAGCCGCTGGATGTGAAAGTTGGCGACATCGTTATTTTCAACGATGGTTACGGCGTGAAGGCAGAGAAAATCGACCATGAAGAAGTGTTGATCATGTCCGAAAGCGACATTCTGGCAATTGTTGAAGCGTAA
- the groL gene encoding chaperonin GroEL (60 kDa chaperone family; promotes refolding of misfolded polypeptides especially under stressful conditions; forms two stacked rings of heptamers to form a barrel-shaped 14mer; ends can be capped by GroES; misfolded proteins enter the barrel where they are refolded when GroES binds), which translates to MAAKDVKFGNDARIKMLRGVNILADAVKVTLGPKGRNVVLDKSFGSPTITKDGVSVAREIELEDKFENMGAQMVKEVASKANDAAGDGTTTATVLAQSIITEGLKAVAAGMNPMDLKRGIDKAVIAAVEELKKLSVPCSDSKAIAQVGTISANSDSTVGELIAQAMEKVGKEGVITVEEGSGLQDELDVVEGMQFDRGYLSPYFINKPETGSIELESPFILLADKKISNIREMLPVLEAVAKAGKPLLIIAEDVEGEALATLVVNTMRGIVKVAAVKAPGFGDRRKAMLQDIATLTSGTVISEEIGLELEKTTLEDLGQAKRVVINKDTTIIIDGVGDEAAIQGRVTQIRQQIEDATSDYDKEKLQERVAKLAGGVAVIKVGAATEVEMKEKKARVEDALHATRAAVEEGVVAGGGVALIRAASAITASGLKGDNEDQNVGIKVALRAMESPLRQIVVNAGEEASVIANNVKAGSGSYGYNAYSEEYGDMIAMGILDPTKVTRSALQYAASIAGLMITTECMITDLPRDDKGADMGAGGMGGMGGMGGMM; encoded by the coding sequence ATGGCAGCTAAAGACGTAAAATTCGGTAACGACGCACGCATCAAAATGCTACGCGGCGTAAACATTCTTGCTGATGCAGTAAAAGTGACCCTGGGCCCGAAAGGCCGTAACGTAGTTCTGGACAAGTCTTTTGGCTCTCCAACTATCACCAAAGATGGTGTTTCTGTTGCGCGTGAGATCGAACTGGAAGACAAGTTTGAGAACATGGGCGCACAGATGGTTAAAGAAGTTGCCTCTAAAGCGAACGACGCTGCAGGTGACGGTACCACTACTGCAACTGTATTAGCTCAATCCATTATCACTGAAGGCCTGAAAGCAGTTGCGGCCGGCATGAACCCAATGGACCTGAAACGCGGTATCGACAAAGCAGTTATCGCTGCTGTTGAAGAGCTGAAAAAACTGTCTGTGCCTTGCTCTGATTCTAAAGCAATTGCTCAGGTAGGCACCATTTCTGCTAACTCAGACTCAACTGTGGGTGAGCTGATTGCGCAAGCAATGGAAAAAGTCGGTAAAGAAGGCGTTATCACCGTTGAAGAAGGTTCAGGCCTGCAAGACGAGCTGGACGTTGTAGAAGGTATGCAGTTTGACCGTGGCTACCTGTCTCCTTACTTCATCAATAAACCAGAAACGGGTTCTATTGAACTTGAAAGCCCATTCATCCTGTTGGCTGACAAGAAAATCTCTAATATCCGTGAAATGCTGCCCGTTCTGGAAGCAGTAGCGAAAGCCGGTAAACCACTGCTGATCATCGCAGAAGATGTTGAAGGCGAAGCTCTGGCGACTCTGGTGGTTAACACCATGCGCGGCATTGTTAAAGTTGCAGCCGTTAAAGCACCTGGTTTCGGCGACCGTCGTAAAGCCATGCTGCAAGACATCGCAACTCTGACTTCTGGTACGGTTATTTCTGAAGAAATTGGTCTGGAACTGGAAAAAACCACTCTGGAAGATCTGGGTCAGGCGAAACGTGTCGTTATCAACAAAGACACCACTATCATCATCGATGGCGTAGGCGACGAAGCTGCAATTCAGGGCCGTGTTACTCAGATCCGTCAGCAAATTGAAGATGCGACTTCTGACTACGACAAAGAAAAACTGCAAGAGCGTGTTGCTAAACTGGCTGGCGGCGTTGCTGTCATCAAAGTTGGTGCCGCAACTGAAGTTGAAATGAAAGAGAAGAAAGCTCGCGTTGAAGATGCTCTGCACGCAACTCGTGCTGCGGTAGAAGAAGGCGTAGTTGCTGGTGGTGGTGTTGCTCTGATTCGTGCTGCATCTGCTATCACTGCGTCTGGCCTGAAAGGCGACAACGAAGACCAGAACGTTGGTATCAAAGTTGCTCTGCGCGCGATGGAATCTCCGCTGCGTCAGATCGTGGTTAACGCCGGTGAAGAAGCTTCTGTTATCGCGAACAACGTTAAAGCAGGTTCAGGTAGCTACGGTTACAACGCATACAGCGAAGAATACGGCGATATGATCGCGATGGGTATTCTGGACCCAACTAAAGTGACTCGTTCTGCTTTGCAGTACGCAGCCTCTATTGCTGGCCTGATGATCACCACCGAGTGCATGATAACTGACCTGCCACGTGATGACAAAGGTGCTGATATGGGCGCTGGCGGCATGGGTGGTATGGGCGGCATGGGCGGCATGATGTAA
- a CDS encoding DUF4156 domain-containing protein, whose protein sequence is MRIKVLLGLSAALLLAGCSSTNQLSSAGEQVKFSDTKPGSECQLVGQVTGTQSNWISSGESSSMRGAANDLRNKAAAMGGNVIYGATSPSETFLSSFAPLDSKMVGEVYKCP, encoded by the coding sequence ATGCGGATTAAAGTGTTACTTGGTCTTTCAGCGGCACTGTTGCTGGCAGGCTGTAGCTCCACTAATCAATTGAGTTCAGCGGGCGAGCAAGTGAAGTTCTCTGATACCAAACCGGGTAGTGAATGCCAGTTGGTTGGACAGGTGACGGGGACTCAGAGCAATTGGATCTCAAGCGGTGAAAGCAGCTCTATGCGTGGTGCGGCAAATGACCTGCGCAATAAAGCGGCGGCAATGGGCGGCAATGTCATTTATGGCGCAACCAGCCCGAGTGAAACCTTCTTATCAAGTTTTGCACCGCTAGACAGCAAAATGGTCGGCGAAGTTTACAAGTGCCCTTGA
- the epmB gene encoding EF-P beta-lysylation protein EpmB has protein sequence MASIVTRNMPIREDWLQQLADVITDPDELLRILLLNEHPNLQQGTAARRLFPLRVPRAFVSRMQPGNPLDPLLLQVLTAREEFIAAPGFTNDPLDEQQSVVPGLLHKYRNRALLLVKGGCAVNCRYCFRRHFPYQDNQGNKANWLQALDYVRQHPELDEIIFSGGDPLMAKDSELGWLLDEIESIHHIKRLRIHTRLPVVIPARITPALCQRLGDSRLQVLMVTHINHANEIDSSLRDSMAQLKRAGVTLLNQSVLLRGVNNDAEVLAALSNALFDAGILPYYIHVLDKVQGAAHFMVDDDEARQLMKGLLSRVSGYLVPRLAREIGGQPSKTPLDLRLMQDKLSEE, from the coding sequence ATGGCAAGTATTGTAACCCGAAACATGCCAATTAGAGAAGATTGGTTGCAACAACTCGCCGATGTAATTACCGATCCGGACGAATTGCTAAGAATTCTGTTGTTAAATGAACACCCTAACCTGCAACAAGGTACTGCTGCACGTCGTTTATTTCCTTTACGAGTGCCCCGCGCATTTGTTTCGCGAATGCAACCGGGAAATCCATTAGACCCTTTATTGCTTCAAGTGCTCACTGCACGGGAAGAATTTATCGCGGCCCCCGGTTTTACCAACGACCCACTTGATGAACAGCAAAGCGTAGTACCCGGCCTATTGCACAAGTACCGCAACCGCGCGTTATTGCTGGTCAAGGGCGGCTGTGCCGTCAATTGTCGCTATTGTTTCCGCCGGCATTTCCCTTATCAGGATAACCAAGGCAATAAAGCCAATTGGCTTCAGGCACTGGACTATGTCCGTCAACATCCTGAGCTGGACGAGATTATTTTCTCGGGTGGCGATCCGTTAATGGCAAAAGACAGCGAACTCGGCTGGTTGCTGGATGAAATCGAAAGTATCCACCACATCAAGCGCTTACGTATCCACACTCGCTTACCTGTCGTCATTCCTGCGCGCATTACTCCAGCACTTTGTCAACGGCTGGGGGATTCACGATTACAGGTGTTGATGGTGACACACATCAACCACGCCAATGAAATTGACTCGTCTTTACGGGACAGTATGGCACAGCTAAAACGGGCGGGTGTGACTCTCTTAAACCAGAGTGTTTTGTTGCGAGGGGTCAATAATGATGCCGAGGTTTTGGCGGCATTAAGTAATGCATTATTTGATGCTGGTATTCTGCCCTATTACATCCATGTGCTGGATAAAGTACAAGGCGCAGCTCATTTTATGGTCGATGATGATGAAGCTCGACAATTAATGAAAGGGCTGCTCAGCCGTGTATCTGGGTATCTGGTTCCGCGCCTGGCGCGAGAAATCGGGGGGCAACCCAGCAAGACACCACTGGATTTGCGATTGATGCAGGATAAATTATCAGAAGAATAA
- the efp gene encoding elongation factor P, with translation MASYYSNDFRPGLKIMFEGEPYAVESSEFVKPGKGQAFARVKMRRLLTGGRVEKTFKSTDSLEGADVNDLNLTYLYNDGEFWHFMNNETYEQLQADAKAIGENAKWLIDQAECIVTLWNGQPITVTPPNFIELEIVDTDPGLKGDTAGTGGKPATLSTGAVVKVPLFVQVGEVIKVDTRSGEYVSRVK, from the coding sequence ATGGCCAGTTATTATAGCAACGATTTTCGTCCCGGTCTTAAAATCATGTTTGAGGGCGAGCCTTACGCAGTTGAGTCCAGCGAGTTCGTAAAACCGGGCAAAGGCCAGGCTTTTGCTCGTGTTAAAATGCGCCGCCTGCTGACCGGCGGACGTGTTGAAAAAACATTCAAATCAACAGATTCTCTGGAAGGTGCTGACGTTAATGACCTGAACCTGACTTACCTGTATAACGACGGTGAGTTCTGGCACTTCATGAATAACGAGACCTACGAACAACTGCAAGCCGATGCTAAAGCAATTGGCGAAAATGCTAAGTGGTTGATTGACCAAGCAGAATGCATCGTAACTCTGTGGAATGGTCAGCCTATCACAGTGACCCCACCAAACTTTATTGAGCTGGAAATTGTTGATACTGACCCAGGTTTGAAAGGTGATACTGCCGGTACCGGTGGTAAGCCTGCAACACTGAGCACCGGTGCTGTGGTCAAAGTGCCACTGTTCGTACAGGTTGGCGAAGTCATCAAAGTGGATACCCGCTCTGGCGAATACGTTTCTCGCGTTAAGTAA
- a CDS encoding entericidin A/B family lipoprotein codes for MLKKSIAIIFSLLVISSLSACNTTKGVGKDVQSAGSAIERSAE; via the coding sequence ATGTTGAAGAAAAGCATCGCTATTATTTTCTCATTGTTAGTTATCTCTTCATTGAGCGCCTGTAATACTACCAAAGGTGTCGGTAAAGATGTTCAAAGCGCAGGCAGCGCGATTGAACGCAGTGCGGAATAA
- the sugE gene encoding quaternary ammonium compound efflux SMR transporter SugE has protein sequence MAWIILVIAGLLEVIWAIGLKYSHGFTRLTPSIVTLIAMAVSVFLLAYAMKTLPAGTAYAVWTGIGAVGTAILGIVLLGESASLARVFSLGLILAGIIGLKLAS, from the coding sequence ATGGCTTGGATTATTCTGGTTATTGCGGGTCTATTGGAAGTTATTTGGGCTATCGGCTTAAAATATTCCCATGGTTTTACACGACTGACACCCAGTATTGTTACTTTGATAGCAATGGCGGTCAGTGTATTTCTGTTGGCTTATGCCATGAAAACGCTACCCGCGGGGACAGCTTATGCGGTCTGGACGGGGATTGGCGCGGTGGGGACTGCTATTTTAGGCATTGTTCTGCTTGGTGAGTCGGCCAGCCTGGCGCGCGTCTTCAGCTTGGGGCTAATTTTAGCAGGAATAATAGGGCTGAAATTGGCGTCGTAA
- a CDS encoding lipocalin family protein, whose product MRLWSKLSLITATLLSVACSVTPPKDVKVVDNFQLPRYLGTWYEIARLDHSFERGLDHVTANYSPRDDGGVKVINRGYNTKKQQWQESIGKAYFIGSPQQASLKVSFFGPFYGGYNVIDLDDEYQHALIAGPNREYLWILSRTPTIDNQTRDRLVAVAKNYGFPVEELIWVKQGKMSANP is encoded by the coding sequence ATGCGTCTGTGGTCAAAATTGTCCTTAATAACAGCCACCTTGCTTTCGGTCGCTTGTAGCGTAACGCCGCCAAAAGACGTGAAAGTCGTCGATAACTTCCAATTACCCCGCTATCTTGGCACATGGTATGAAATTGCCCGGCTGGACCATTCCTTTGAGCGCGGGTTAGACCATGTCACGGCTAATTACTCACCTCGTGATGATGGCGGGGTAAAAGTCATTAACCGGGGTTATAACACGAAGAAACAGCAGTGGCAGGAAAGTATCGGGAAAGCCTATTTCATTGGCTCACCGCAGCAAGCCTCACTGAAGGTATCATTCTTTGGCCCGTTCTATGGTGGCTATAACGTTATTGATTTAGATGATGAATATCAGCATGCTTTGATTGCTGGCCCTAATCGTGAATATCTGTGGATTTTATCGCGCACACCGACGATTGATAACCAAACTCGAGACCGCCTGGTCGCCGTCGCCAAGAATTATGGTTTCCCGGTGGAAGAATTGATATGGGTGAAGCAGGGGAAGATGAGTGCAAACCCATAA